In the genome of Taurinivorans muris, one region contains:
- a CDS encoding WbqC family protein, which translates to MKTLAIMQPYFFPYLGYFSLIKACHEFILLEDVQFIKHGWIERNRILKPDGLDWQYVMVPLKKYHQKTLIKDILINNSIDWRGKIFSQLEHYRKKTKNYFVIIDLIRECLNIETESITLLNKHILETICSYLGIVTPITIFSEENLFDVSWKGDEWALNICKSRNVDHYVNPIGGIDFFDIDKYEKNGIKIDFIVNNLIEYSQGKTAYVPGLSIIDVLMFNSIEKVNFLIDSYIIH; encoded by the coding sequence ATGAAGACGTTAGCGATAATGCAGCCATATTTTTTCCCTTATCTTGGGTATTTTTCTTTAATTAAAGCTTGTCATGAATTTATATTGCTTGAGGATGTTCAATTTATAAAACATGGGTGGATTGAACGAAATAGGATTTTAAAACCAGACGGTCTTGATTGGCAATATGTAATGGTTCCTTTAAAAAAATACCATCAAAAAACCTTAATTAAAGATATTTTAATCAATAATAGTATTGATTGGAGAGGAAAAATTTTTTCCCAATTGGAACATTACAGGAAAAAAACAAAGAATTATTTTGTTATTATTGATTTAATCCGGGAATGTTTGAATATTGAAACAGAAAGCATTACGCTGTTGAATAAACATATTTTAGAAACAATCTGCTCTTATCTTGGTATTGTTACGCCAATAACTATCTTTAGTGAAGAGAATTTATTTGATGTTTCATGGAAAGGAGATGAGTGGGCATTAAATATCTGTAAATCCCGAAATGTTGACCATTATGTCAATCCTATTGGCGGAATTGATTTCTTTGATATTGATAAATATGAAAAGAATGGTATTAAAATTGATTTTATTGTTAATAATCTTATTGAATATTCTCAAGGCAAAACGGCATATGTTCCCGGACTTTCGATTATAGATGTTTTAATGTTTAATTCCATTGAAAAAGTAAATTTTTTAATTGATAGTTATATTATACACTAA
- a CDS encoding class I SAM-dependent methyltransferase, protein MTKLSAIEIYTKHAEQYDSKDFLKQVWRTENGEDIPAEQLNFITNSIRNALKLSKDDVVLDLFCGNGHLSSLFLDSIKGLHGVDGSDYLIQVANNNFRIENKSSYACSDLSHFDLDGILQNSYFSQEDFTKILIFGSIQFISKPLLGDFFTFLYEKFINVKNVYMSPIPNKNHAADFFKKRNIDVNTVNLDDVNSQFGCWHDPEEFVDIANNAGWKVCEIPFENCHYQSFYRFNILLSR, encoded by the coding sequence ATGACAAAATTGAGTGCGATAGAGATTTACACGAAGCATGCGGAACAATATGATTCAAAAGATTTTTTGAAACAAGTTTGGCGAACTGAGAATGGCGAGGATATTCCTGCGGAACAATTGAATTTCATTACCAATTCAATCCGTAATGCTTTAAAGTTATCAAAAGACGATGTCGTGTTGGATTTGTTTTGCGGCAACGGACATTTATCGTCTCTTTTTCTTGATAGCATAAAAGGGCTGCACGGAGTTGACGGTTCGGATTATTTAATTCAGGTTGCCAATAACAATTTCCGTATTGAAAACAAATCTTCCTATGCCTGTTCCGATTTGTCACATTTTGATTTGGACGGTATTTTGCAAAATTCCTATTTTTCACAAGAAGATTTCACTAAGATATTGATTTTTGGAAGTATCCAATTTATATCCAAACCATTATTAGGTGATTTCTTTACTTTTTTGTATGAAAAATTCATCAATGTGAAAAATGTGTATATGTCGCCTATTCCGAATAAAAATCATGCCGCTGATTTTTTTAAAAAAAGGAATATTGATGTGAATACAGTCAATCTTGATGATGTTAATTCTCAATTTGGTTGTTGGCATGATCCGGAAGAGTTTGTTGATATTGCAAACAATGCCGGTTGGAAAGTTTGTGAAATTCCTTTTGAAAATTGCCATTATCAATCTTTTTACCGCTTTAATATTTTATTATCAAGGTAA
- a CDS encoding class I SAM-dependent methyltransferase, which translates to MTKLSAIEIYTKHAEQYDTKDFLKHVWRTVDGEDIPAEQLNFITNSIRNALKLSKDDVVLDLFCGNGHLSHFFIDEIKGLHGVDGSDYLIKIANENFRIENKSSYACSDLSLLNLDGILQNSLFSQKDFTKILIFGSIQYLSKSLLADFLTFLYKKFTNAIYIYIAPVPNKRYAADFFKKRNVDVTTVNLDDNNTPIGSWHDPKEFMDIANGAGWKAQEIPFENRHYQSFYRFNVLLSR; encoded by the coding sequence ATGACAAAATTGAGTGCGATAGAGATTTATACGAAGCATGCGGAACAATATGATACAAAAGATTTTCTGAAACATGTTTGGCGAACCGTTGACGGCGAGGATATTCCCGCGGAACAATTGAATTTCATTACCAATTCAATCCGTAATGCTTTAAAATTGTCAAAAGACGATGTCGTGTTGGATTTGTTTTGCGGCAATGGGCATTTGTCGCATTTTTTCATTGATGAAATAAAGGGATTACACGGGGTTGACGGTTCAGATTATTTAATTAAAATTGCCAATGAAAATTTCCGTATTGAAAATAAATCTTCCTATGCTTGTTCCGATTTGTCGCTTTTGAATTTGGACGGCATTTTGCAAAATTCCCTTTTTTCACAAAAAGATTTCACTAAGATATTGATTTTTGGAAGCATTCAATATTTGTCAAAGTCTTTGCTGGCTGATTTTCTTACTTTTTTGTATAAGAAATTTACTAATGCTATATATATATATATAGCTCCTGTCCCCAACAAAAGATATGCCGCTGATTTTTTTAAGAAAAGAAATGTTGATGTAACTACCGTAAATCTTGATGACAATAATACCCCTATCGGTTCTTGGCATGACCCAAAAGAATTTATGGATATTGCAAACGGAGCCGGGTGGAAAGCCCAGGAAATTCCTTTTGAAAATCGGCATTATCAATCTTTTTACCGTTTCAATGTCTTATTATCAAGGTAG
- a CDS encoding DapH/DapD/GlmU-related protein: MNYQVIIFGTGGLAQILYTKLCQTGHAVSAFVLEKKYKNCEQFLGLPVIDFEKIEETYPPHSYKFIIGIGGNMLNKLRTRIYHEFKAKGYQPISYIDKSASILPDCSVGEHCILFENVVAHSKVRIGDNVYVLPNTYLGHHSVIEDNCFIAAQVSLAGGVIIKKGCFLGASSCVANSVTIGESCVLAMGSYCTKSSPPDTLIINNEFYDDAENRFDNYFQKARKNFE, translated from the coding sequence ATGAATTATCAGGTTATTATATTTGGCACCGGCGGGCTTGCACAAATTCTCTATACGAAGTTATGCCAAACAGGACATGCTGTTTCTGCGTTTGTTCTTGAGAAAAAATATAAAAATTGCGAACAATTTTTAGGACTGCCGGTAATTGACTTTGAAAAGATAGAAGAAACATACCCTCCCCATTCCTATAAATTCATCATCGGAATTGGAGGAAACATGTTAAATAAGCTTAGAACAAGAATTTATCATGAATTTAAAGCAAAAGGATATCAGCCCATATCGTATATTGACAAGTCAGCAAGCATATTACCGGATTGCAGTGTCGGCGAACACTGCATTTTATTTGAAAATGTTGTCGCCCATTCTAAGGTAAGAATTGGCGATAATGTTTATGTGCTTCCGAACACATATTTGGGGCATCACAGCGTTATCGAAGACAATTGCTTTATTGCAGCACAAGTTTCTTTGGCAGGCGGCGTAATCATAAAAAAAGGATGTTTTTTAGGCGCTTCTTCTTGTGTAGCCAACAGTGTCACTATCGGAGAAAGCTGTGTTTTGGCGATGGGAAGTTACTGCACCAAAAGTTCCCCGCCTGACACATTGATCATCAACAATGAATTTTATGACGATGCGGAAAACCGGTTTGACAATTACTTTCAAAAAGCCAGAAAAAACTTTGAATAA
- a CDS encoding radical SAM protein, with amino-acid sequence MDIRIVSINPHKYYCDCRCVYCHLWNYPEKIKPYSMYEPLTSLYEQKAINPETTSLHWGGGESTLLKDFEETSRWSLDNGFVQYVHTNGFHLSQSIIDFLQENKGSVNISLDCGDRETYKRVKGVDKWDAVTKHIADYVNNAKDTNKVNIKYIIFKENNSLKQIEKFFEFCKKSNVSLVEFSFDFRDIRDKSVTDQSVKAAALFRHLAKVNGMAVEPFFMPMELQEKVNAQLEKMETSPWMNVKRFFRKII; translated from the coding sequence ATGGATATAAGAATTGTCAGCATCAATCCTCACAAATATTATTGTGATTGCCGCTGCGTTTACTGCCATTTATGGAATTATCCCGAAAAAATCAAACCGTACAGCATGTATGAGCCATTAACTTCCTTATATGAACAAAAAGCCATCAATCCGGAAACAACAAGTCTTCATTGGGGCGGAGGGGAAAGTACGCTGTTAAAAGACTTTGAGGAAACAAGCCGTTGGTCTTTGGATAACGGTTTTGTTCAATATGTCCATACAAACGGTTTTCATTTATCGCAGTCAATCATTGATTTTTTACAGGAAAATAAGGGAAGTGTTAACATAAGTCTGGACTGCGGCGACAGGGAAACATATAAAAGGGTGAAGGGCGTTGATAAATGGGATGCCGTTACCAAGCATATCGCCGATTATGTCAATAATGCGAAAGATACGAATAAAGTCAACATAAAATATATAATTTTTAAAGAAAACAACAGTCTGAAACAAATTGAAAAGTTTTTTGAATTTTGCAAAAAGTCCAATGTTTCATTGGTTGAATTTTCTTTTGATTTTCGTGATATCAGGGACAAGAGCGTGACAGATCAATCTGTAAAAGCCGCCGCTTTGTTCCGTCATTTGGCAAAAGTGAATGGAATGGCTGTCGAGCCGTTTTTCATGCCCATGGAATTGCAGGAAAAAGTCAATGCCCAATTAGAGAAAATGGAAACGTCACCTTGGATGAACGTTAAACGGTTTTTTAGAAAAATTATCTGA
- a CDS encoding class I SAM-dependent methyltransferase, which translates to MKKILETIFSVKNRTVINEKEKILTIFGIKVILSSVPIYIYISGSENSEEVKPSFPHKEPSGLIPNFSSAQEVLEKYKDSAVKLHVGCGMVYKPGWINIDNNSDNNIEKLDLNLDLANPLPFPDNSVDFIFNEHFLEHLTVDEGKRAVSEFMRVLKPHGVLRIAMPDLKNTVANYLKPKEQWIADTKELFEKFHLTYIKTQAENLNIAFRSWGHKWLYDEEELARRIEELGFKKYVFCELHKSMHAPLNNLETRKESTLIVEITKGE; encoded by the coding sequence TTGAAAAAAATTTTAGAAACGATATTTTCTGTGAAAAACAGAACAGTTATCAATGAAAAAGAAAAAATCCTCACAATTTTCGGTATTAAGGTAATTTTATCTTCTGTTCCAATATATATATATATATCCGGTTCAGAAAATTCGGAAGAGGTGAAACCTTCTTTCCCGCATAAAGAACCTTCCGGATTAATTCCGAATTTTTCTTCAGCGCAGGAAGTTTTGGAAAAATATAAGGACAGCGCCGTAAAGCTTCATGTAGGCTGCGGTATGGTCTATAAACCCGGATGGATCAATATTGATAATAACTCTGACAACAATATAGAAAAATTAGATTTGAATTTGGATCTTGCAAATCCTCTTCCTTTTCCTGATAACAGCGTTGATTTTATTTTTAATGAACATTTTTTGGAACATTTGACCGTTGATGAGGGAAAGAGGGCTGTTTCCGAATTTATGAGGGTTTTAAAGCCCCATGGCGTTCTTCGTATAGCCATGCCCGATTTAAAAAATACTGTTGCCAATTATTTAAAGCCGAAAGAACAATGGATTGCTGATACAAAAGAATTGTTTGAAAAATTTCATTTGACCTACATAAAGACGCAGGCGGAAAATTTGAACATCGCTTTTCGTTCATGGGGGCATAAATGGTTGTATGATGAAGAAGAATTGGCAAGACGCATTGAGGAATTGGGATTTAAAAAGTACGTTTTTTGCGAGCTGCATAAAAGCATGCACGCTCCGCTGAATAATCTTGAAACACGTAAAGAATCAACATTGATTGTTGAAATCACCAAAGGAGAATAA
- a CDS encoding cation diffusion facilitator family transporter, whose product MPDCKQYIGLTCSDSSNEEKIIKKISWVSIIGNVFLTIFKLFAGVSGHSGALISDAVHSLSDIITTIIAWVGVKVSRQEADRKHQYGHERHECVASLVLGIILMLTGLGIGKAGIENIISGSYHTAQIPTCIALIAALVSILGKETMYWYTRYYAKIINSPAFMADAWHHRADAISSIGSLIGVGGAMLGYPVMDTLASLFICFFILKVSYDIMRDTFSKLLDTSSGAEYERRLSAFISAQPDVVRIDLLQTRMFGNKIYVDLEISLNGSLSLKEAHEIAENVHAAVELTFPEVKHIMIHVNPA is encoded by the coding sequence ATGCCTGACTGCAAACAATATATCGGTCTTACGTGTTCCGACTCTTCAAATGAAGAAAAAATCATAAAAAAAATCTCTTGGGTGAGCATAATCGGCAATGTTTTTTTGACGATTTTCAAACTTTTCGCCGGGGTTTCAGGACATTCCGGCGCATTGATTTCCGACGCCGTCCATTCCTTATCAGATATTATCACAACCATTATCGCTTGGGTCGGGGTAAAGGTTTCAAGGCAGGAAGCCGACCGGAAGCACCAATACGGGCATGAACGGCATGAATGCGTCGCATCGCTGGTTCTCGGCATTATCCTTATGCTGACAGGCTTGGGTATCGGAAAAGCGGGCATTGAAAATATCATATCGGGTTCTTATCATACCGCGCAAATTCCGACTTGTATCGCATTGATTGCGGCTCTTGTTTCCATTCTCGGAAAAGAGACCATGTATTGGTATACGAGATATTATGCGAAAATCATCAATTCTCCCGCATTCATGGCCGATGCGTGGCATCACAGGGCTGACGCGATTTCTTCCATCGGCTCGCTCATAGGTGTTGGCGGAGCAATGCTCGGGTATCCTGTCATGGACACTTTGGCATCCTTATTCATTTGCTTTTTCATTCTGAAAGTGTCTTATGACATCATGCGCGATACGTTTTCAAAGCTTCTCGATACTTCCAGCGGTGCGGAATATGAGCGCAGATTGTCCGCTTTCATTTCCGCGCAGCCTGATGTTGTTAGAATCGATTTGCTTCAAACAAGAATGTTCGGCAATAAAATTTATGTCGATTTGGAAATTTCTTTAAACGGTTCCTTGTCCTTGAAAGAAGCCCATGAAATTGCGGAAAACGTGCATGCCGCCGTGGAACTGACATTCCCGGAGGTAAAACATATCATGATACACGTAAATCCCGCTTAG
- a CDS encoding Mrp/NBP35 family ATP-binding protein: MSSCDHNCSSCGQNCGERDKESLLAPAHPQSNVKKIIAVVSGKGGVGKSLVTTLLATQMNKDGFKTAILDADITGPSIPTAFGVTERISGNDMGMLPAVSKKGISMMSVNLLLERATDPIIWRGVIIANTVKQFWSDTAWGDVDYMFVDMPPGTGDVPLTVFQSLPISGIIVVTSPQELVSMIVEKAVNMADMMNIPILALVENMSYFECGGCGKRHKIFGDSHIEEIAKKHGIKHIFQIPINPEIAKAVDSGTIEDFENDYFKDAKTLL, encoded by the coding sequence ATGAGTTCCTGTGATCATAACTGCTCAAGCTGCGGGCAAAACTGCGGCGAAAGAGATAAGGAAAGCCTGCTTGCTCCCGCACATCCACAGTCAAATGTGAAGAAAATCATCGCCGTTGTCAGCGGCAAGGGCGGTGTCGGAAAAAGTCTTGTCACAACGCTTTTGGCAACACAGATGAATAAAGACGGCTTTAAAACAGCCATTTTGGACGCCGATATAACCGGTCCTTCCATTCCTACGGCTTTCGGCGTTACGGAAAGAATTTCCGGAAACGATATGGGCATGCTTCCCGCCGTAAGCAAAAAAGGCATTTCCATGATGAGCGTGAACCTTTTGCTTGAACGCGCAACGGATCCCATTATTTGGCGCGGCGTCATCATTGCGAACACGGTAAAGCAGTTTTGGTCCGATACCGCTTGGGGGGACGTGGACTATATGTTTGTGGACATGCCTCCGGGAACGGGCGACGTGCCTCTTACGGTTTTCCAGTCTTTGCCTATTTCCGGAATTATCGTTGTCACTTCCCCGCAGGAGCTTGTGAGCATGATTGTTGAAAAAGCCGTGAATATGGCGGATATGATGAATATACCGATTTTGGCGCTTGTGGAAAACATGAGCTATTTCGAATGCGGCGGCTGCGGAAAACGCCATAAGATTTTCGGTGACAGCCATATTGAGGAAATTGCCAAAAAACACGGCATAAAACATATTTTCCAAATTCCTATCAATCCCGAAATTGCGAAAGCAGTGGACAGCGGCACTATCGAAGACTTTGAAAACGATTATTTCAAAGACGCAAAAACACTCTTATAA